A window of the Pseudomonas sp. B21_DOA genome harbors these coding sequences:
- a CDS encoding patatin-like phospholipase family protein — MRRLLFCLLLGFLPLLVHASEAPRPKVGLVLSGGAARGLAHIGVLKALEEQGIKIDAIAGTSMGAVVGGLYASGYKIDELEKLALSIDWQAALSDAPPREDVPFRRKQDDRDFLVKQKLSFRDDGSLGLPLGVIQGQNLALLLESLLAHTSDTRDFDKLPIPFRAVTTDIANGEKVVFRKGHLPQVIRASMSIPAVFAPVELDGRLLVDGGMTDNIPLDVAREMGVDIAIVVDIGTPLRNRKQLTTVVDVLNQSITLMTRRNSEEQLASLHADDVLIQPALAAFGVTDFGKAQEMIDAGYRATRILDARLAQLKPTETQDAELNAARQPGQRTPIITAIRVENDSKVDDDVIRYYIRQPIGAPLDLGRLHSDMGTLYGLDYFDQVRYRVVHKGHDHTLVISASGKRSGTDYLRVGLNLSDDMRGDSAFNLGASYRVNGINRLGAEWLTRAQIGDKQELYSEFYQPLDVGSRYFVAPYASFEAQNVDSVLDNDPIAQYRVERYGFGLNLGRQIGNNGEVRLGVGQAWGKADVRIGDQDLPSESFNEGFYTVKYSYDSLDNVYFPHEGKDVSLTFAQFEPGLGSDNRYRQWEAKFDKAMSHGPDTLILGGRYGRTLDDANVVTSSFLLGGARQLSGFREDALSGQNVSLMRAVYYRRLTPRSYLPLDFPLYAGASLERGRAWNNDNEFDSGYINAASVFIGFDTPLGPLNFTYGLNDADEQAVYLNLGQTF, encoded by the coding sequence ATGCGCCGTTTGCTGTTTTGCCTGTTACTTGGTTTCCTTCCCCTGCTGGTTCACGCCAGCGAAGCGCCACGACCGAAAGTCGGCCTGGTGCTGTCCGGTGGTGCCGCGCGCGGGCTGGCACACATCGGCGTGCTCAAGGCGCTGGAAGAACAAGGCATCAAGATCGATGCGATTGCCGGCACCAGCATGGGCGCGGTGGTCGGCGGCCTGTATGCCTCGGGCTACAAGATCGATGAACTGGAAAAACTCGCCCTGAGCATCGACTGGCAGGCTGCACTGTCCGACGCCCCGCCGCGTGAGGACGTGCCATTTCGACGCAAGCAGGACGACCGCGATTTTCTGGTCAAACAGAAACTGAGCTTTCGCGACGACGGCAGTCTCGGCCTGCCGCTGGGGGTGATCCAGGGCCAGAATCTCGCGCTGCTGCTGGAAAGCCTGTTGGCCCACACCAGCGACACCCGCGACTTCGACAAGCTGCCAATCCCGTTCCGCGCGGTGACCACCGACATCGCCAATGGCGAAAAAGTGGTGTTTCGCAAAGGCCACCTGCCTCAAGTGATTCGCGCGAGCATGTCGATCCCCGCAGTGTTCGCCCCGGTCGAGCTTGATGGCCGGTTGTTGGTGGACGGCGGCATGACCGACAACATTCCACTGGATGTCGCGCGGGAAATGGGCGTCGACATCGCCATCGTCGTCGACATCGGCACGCCGCTGCGCAATCGCAAGCAGTTGACCACCGTGGTGGATGTGCTCAATCAGTCGATCACCCTGATGACCCGGCGCAACTCCGAAGAACAACTGGCGAGTCTGCATGCCGATGACGTGCTGATTCAGCCTGCGCTGGCTGCGTTCGGCGTGACTGATTTCGGCAAGGCGCAGGAGATGATCGATGCCGGTTATCGCGCCACGCGGATCCTCGATGCGCGTCTGGCGCAACTCAAGCCGACCGAAACCCAGGACGCCGAGCTCAACGCCGCCCGCCAACCGGGACAGCGAACGCCGATCATTACCGCCATCCGCGTCGAAAACGATTCGAAAGTCGACGATGACGTGATTCGCTATTACATCCGCCAGCCGATCGGCGCGCCGCTCGACCTGGGCCGCCTGCATTCGGACATGGGCACGCTGTACGGCCTCGATTACTTCGATCAAGTGCGCTACCGCGTGGTGCACAAAGGCCACGATCACACCTTGGTCATCAGTGCCAGCGGCAAGCGCAGCGGCACCGATTATTTGCGCGTCGGCTTGAATCTGTCGGACGACATGCGCGGCGACAGTGCTTTCAACCTCGGCGCCAGTTATCGCGTCAACGGCATCAACCGCCTCGGCGCGGAATGGCTGACCCGCGCGCAGATCGGCGACAAGCAGGAACTGTACAGCGAGTTTTATCAGCCGCTGGACGTCGGCTCGCGTTACTTCGTCGCGCCCTATGCGTCGTTCGAGGCGCAGAACGTTGACTCGGTGCTGGATAACGATCCGATCGCCCAGTATCGCGTCGAGCGGTACGGCTTCGGCCTCAACCTTGGCCGGCAGATCGGCAACAACGGTGAAGTCCGGCTCGGCGTCGGCCAGGCCTGGGGCAAGGCGGACGTGCGCATTGGCGATCAGGATCTGCCGAGCGAGAGCTTCAACGAAGGCTTCTATACCGTGAAGTATTCCTACGACTCGCTGGACAACGTCTATTTTCCGCACGAGGGCAAAGACGTCAGCCTGACGTTTGCCCAGTTCGAGCCGGGCCTGGGTTCAGACAATCGCTATCGCCAATGGGAAGCGAAATTCGACAAGGCGATGAGCCACGGGCCCGACACCCTGATTCTGGGCGGACGCTACGGCCGCACGCTGGACGATGCCAATGTGGTGACTTCGAGCTTCCTGCTCGGCGGCGCGCGGCAGTTGTCGGGGTTCCGTGAGGATGCGCTGTCCGGGCAGAACGTCAGCCTGATGCGCGCTGTGTATTACCGGCGCCTGACGCCGCGCTCATATTTACCGCTGGACTTTCCGCTGTACGCCGGCGCCTCACTGGAACGTGGTCGAGCGTGGAACAACGACAACGAATTCGACAGCGGCTACATCAACGCCGCGAGCGTGTTTATCGGCTTCGACACGCCGCTGGGGCCGTTGAACTTCACGTATGGGTTGAATGATGCGGACGAACAGGCGGTTTATCTGAATCTGGGGCAGACGTTCTGA
- a CDS encoding DMT family transporter yields MTPRTALGALHIGALMFGLTGVFGKLAAASPAVIVFGRAAFAVLALAFFARFASQSGWQKLQAVDWRRLALSGVLLAGHWVSFFVSVKIAGVAIATLGFASFPAFTVILEGLIFRERIRANEIVLVVLVSIGLVLVTPAFDLGSGATVGLLWAVLSGLLFSLLSLTNRASSGRIPAVQAALCQNVVVALCLLPVAAPQLSQVRALDWLWIALLGVFCTGVAHSLFVASLAVIKARTAAVVFAMEPVYGITLAWLLFSETPTLRMLIGGALIIIAIVVSARMSGGGDKKTVAAEAASH; encoded by the coding sequence ATGACTCCGCGTACCGCCCTCGGCGCCCTGCATATCGGCGCTTTGATGTTCGGCCTGACGGGGGTGTTCGGCAAACTTGCTGCCGCATCACCAGCGGTCATCGTTTTCGGCCGCGCGGCCTTCGCCGTGCTTGCCCTGGCCTTCTTTGCGCGATTCGCCAGTCAGAGCGGCTGGCAAAAGCTGCAAGCAGTGGACTGGCGGCGTCTGGCGCTGAGCGGCGTGTTGCTGGCCGGGCACTGGGTGAGTTTTTTCGTATCGGTGAAGATCGCCGGGGTGGCCATCGCCACGTTGGGCTTTGCCAGTTTCCCGGCGTTCACGGTGATTCTCGAAGGACTGATCTTCCGCGAACGCATCCGCGCCAATGAAATCGTCCTGGTGGTATTGGTCAGCATCGGTCTGGTGCTGGTGACGCCAGCATTCGATCTGGGCAGCGGCGCGACCGTCGGCTTGCTTTGGGCAGTGTTGTCCGGCCTGCTGTTTTCTTTGCTGTCGCTGACCAACCGCGCCAGTTCCGGACGCATCCCGGCGGTGCAGGCGGCTTTGTGCCAGAACGTCGTCGTGGCGTTGTGTCTGTTGCCGGTGGCGGCGCCGCAGTTGAGTCAGGTGCGAGCGCTGGACTGGTTGTGGATCGCCCTGCTGGGGGTGTTCTGCACGGGCGTGGCGCACAGCCTGTTCGTCGCCAGTCTGGCGGTGATCAAGGCGCGCACGGCGGCGGTGGTGTTCGCCATGGAGCCGGTTTACGGCATCACCCTCGCCTGGCTGCTGTTCAGCGAAACCCCGACCCTGCGCATGCTCATCGGTGGCGCGCTGATCATCATCGCGATCGTGGTGTCGGCGCGGATGTCAGGCGGCGGCGACAAGAAAACCGTCGCCGCCGAGGCCGCCTCTCACTGA
- a CDS encoding phosphohydrolase, protein MNAHARFTHMKDGTEEDWAIIAADFSAYARQLPSRVLAHLKLLEGDFGGFPVDRLTHSLQTATRAFRDGRDEEYVVCALLHDIGDTLGSYNHPDIAAAILKPFVSAENLWMVEKHGIFQGYYFFHHLGMDRHLREQFKDHPQFHATAEFCAKYDAAAFDPAYDTLPLSFFEPMMERLFAQPKNSIYKAAMQEHSPA, encoded by the coding sequence ATGAATGCCCATGCTCGCTTCACCCATATGAAGGACGGCACCGAGGAAGACTGGGCGATTATCGCCGCCGACTTCAGTGCCTATGCCAGACAGCTGCCATCGCGGGTCCTCGCGCATTTGAAGCTGCTTGAAGGCGACTTCGGCGGTTTCCCCGTGGATCGCCTGACCCACTCGTTGCAAACCGCGACCCGCGCCTTTCGCGACGGGCGTGACGAGGAATACGTGGTCTGCGCACTGTTGCACGATATTGGCGACACCCTCGGTTCCTACAACCATCCGGACATCGCCGCAGCGATTCTCAAGCCGTTCGTGAGTGCGGAAAATCTGTGGATGGTGGAGAAGCACGGCATCTTTCAGGGCTATTACTTCTTTCATCACCTGGGCATGGATCGGCATTTGCGCGAGCAATTCAAGGACCATCCGCAGTTCCACGCCACTGCCGAGTTCTGTGCCAAATACGATGCGGCGGCGTTTGATCCGGCGTATGACACGCTGCCGCTGAGTTTCTTCGAGCCAATGATGGAGCGGCTGTTTGCGCAGCCGAAGAACTCGATTTACAAGGCTGCGATGCAAGAACACAGCCCGGCCTAA
- a CDS encoding DUF962 domain-containing protein: MENIKQFNSFAEFYPYYLAEHSNSTCRRLHFIGTSLVIFILALSIAKGAWLLLLALPLAGYSFAWIGHFFFEKNRPATFQHPLYSLLGDFVMYRDMILGRVAF, from the coding sequence GTGGAAAACATCAAGCAGTTCAACAGCTTCGCCGAGTTCTATCCGTATTACCTCGCCGAACACAGCAACAGCACCTGCCGTCGTTTGCATTTCATCGGCACTTCTCTGGTCATCTTCATTCTCGCCCTGAGCATCGCCAAAGGCGCCTGGCTGCTGTTGCTCGCGCTACCTCTGGCCGGTTACAGCTTTGCCTGGATCGGCCATTTCTTTTTCGAGAAAAACCGCCCGGCGACGTTTCAGCATCCGCTGTACAGCCTGCTCGGCGATTTCGTCATGTACCGCGACATGATTCTCGGTCGCGTGGCGTTCTGA
- a CDS encoding AraC family transcriptional regulator: MSERTTSASWAMGIVKALEMDGLDCRVLFRQLGLDFSALEDPDARFPQDSMTRLWQRAVEVSGNPAIGLNMGKVVRPASFHVAGYALMSSNTLAEGFQRLVRYQRIIAESADLSFRLLEEGYALILTVHGDHLPPTRQSAEASLACALALCGWLTGRPLHPVKVLVQGDQPTNLQPYKEAFHAPLVFNAPYDALIFERADMEAPLPTANEAMALLHDRFAGEYLARFSESRVTHRARQVLCRLLPQGEPKRDTVAQTLHLSQRTLQRRLQEEGTSFQQLLDDTRRELAEQYLAQPSMTLLEIAYLLGFADPSNFFRAFRRWFDTTPGEYRLRLTQVPDAVNDARTPEYTAQTP, from the coding sequence ATGAGCGAACGAACGACTTCTGCAAGCTGGGCGATGGGGATTGTCAAAGCACTGGAGATGGACGGCCTGGATTGCCGGGTTCTGTTCAGGCAGCTGGGGCTGGATTTCAGCGCCCTTGAAGATCCGGATGCGCGTTTCCCGCAGGACTCCATGACCCGGCTCTGGCAGCGCGCGGTCGAGGTGTCCGGCAACCCGGCGATCGGCCTGAACATGGGCAAAGTGGTGCGCCCGGCCTCGTTTCATGTCGCCGGCTACGCGCTGATGTCGAGCAATACCCTGGCTGAAGGCTTCCAGCGTCTGGTGCGCTATCAACGCATCATTGCCGAAAGCGCTGACTTGAGCTTTCGCCTGCTCGAGGAAGGTTATGCGCTGATTCTCACCGTGCATGGCGATCATCTACCGCCGACCCGGCAGAGCGCCGAAGCGTCACTGGCCTGTGCACTGGCGCTGTGCGGCTGGCTGACCGGGCGCCCGCTGCACCCGGTCAAAGTGTTGGTTCAGGGCGATCAGCCGACAAACCTGCAACCTTATAAAGAAGCCTTTCACGCACCGCTGGTGTTCAACGCGCCTTACGATGCGTTGATCTTCGAACGGGCCGACATGGAGGCGCCGCTGCCGACCGCCAATGAAGCCATGGCGCTGTTGCATGATCGCTTTGCCGGGGAATATCTGGCGCGGTTTTCCGAGAGTCGCGTGACGCACCGGGCACGCCAGGTGCTGTGTCGTTTGCTGCCCCAAGGCGAGCCCAAGCGCGACACCGTGGCGCAGACGCTGCACCTGTCGCAACGCACTTTGCAGCGGCGCTTGCAGGAGGAGGGCACCAGTTTCCAGCAATTGCTCGACGACACCCGGCGTGAACTGGCCGAACAATATCTGGCGCAACCGAGCATGACCTTGCTGGAAATCGCCTACCTGCTGGGCTTTGCCGATCCGAGCAACTTCTTCCGCGCGTTCCGCCGCTGGTTCGACACCACGCCCGGCGAGTACCGCTTGCGCCTGACGCAGGTGCCGGATGCGGTCAATGACGCCAGAACGCCGGAATACACAGCACAAACACCGTAA
- a CDS encoding TrkH family potassium uptake protein, whose product MALPTLRIIGFIIGIFLITLAVAMVVPMATLVIFERTSDLPSFLWASMITFVAGLALVIPGRPEHIHLRPRDMYLLTVSSWLVVCIFAALPFLLTQHISYTDSFFESMSGITATGSTVLNGLDNMSPGILMWRSLLHWIGGIGFIGMAVAILPLLRIGGMRLFQTESSDRSEKVMPRSHMVARLIVAAYVGITILGSLAFWWAGMSPFDAINHAMSAISTGGFSTSDQSLAKWTQPAVHWVAIVIMILGSLPFTLYVATLRGDRRALIRDQQVQGLLAMLLVTWLVLGTWYWWTTKLHWLEALRHVALNVTSVVTTTGFALGDYSLWGNFSLMLFFYLGFVGGCSGSTAGGIKIFRFQVAYILLKANLNQLIHPRAVIKQKYNGHRLDEEIVRSILTFSFFFAITICVIALLLSLLGVDWMTALTGAASTVSGVGPGLGETIGPAGNFATLPDAAKWILSFGMLLGRLEIITVFVLCIPAFWRH is encoded by the coding sequence ATGGCGTTGCCGACCTTACGGATCATTGGTTTTATCATCGGCATCTTCCTGATAACCCTGGCTGTGGCCATGGTCGTGCCGATGGCCACGCTGGTGATTTTCGAGCGCACCAGCGACCTGCCGTCGTTCCTCTGGGCGAGCATGATCACCTTCGTCGCCGGCCTCGCTCTGGTGATACCCGGCAGACCGGAACACATTCACCTGCGCCCGCGCGATATGTATCTGCTGACGGTCAGCAGCTGGCTGGTGGTGTGCATTTTCGCCGCGCTGCCGTTTCTGCTGACCCAGCACATCAGCTACACCGACTCGTTCTTCGAAAGCATGTCCGGCATCACCGCCACCGGCTCCACCGTGCTCAACGGCCTGGACAACATGTCGCCGGGGATTCTGATGTGGCGGTCGCTGCTGCACTGGATCGGCGGCATCGGCTTCATCGGCATGGCGGTGGCGATTCTGCCGCTGCTGCGCATCGGTGGCATGCGTCTGTTCCAGACCGAATCCTCGGACCGCTCGGAGAAGGTCATGCCGCGTTCGCACATGGTGGCGCGGTTGATTGTGGCGGCCTACGTCGGTATCACCATTCTCGGCAGCCTGGCGTTCTGGTGGGCCGGAATGAGCCCGTTCGATGCGATCAACCACGCGATGTCGGCGATTTCCACCGGTGGTTTCTCGACCTCCGACCAGTCGCTGGCCAAGTGGACGCAACCGGCGGTGCACTGGGTGGCGATCGTCATCATGATCCTCGGCAGCCTGCCGTTCACCCTGTACGTGGCGACGCTGCGCGGCGACCGCCGTGCGTTGATCAGGGATCAACAGGTGCAGGGTTTGCTGGCAATGCTGCTGGTGACCTGGCTGGTGCTCGGCACCTGGTACTGGTGGACCACCAAGCTGCATTGGCTGGAAGCGCTGCGGCATGTGGCGCTGAACGTGACCTCGGTGGTCACCACCACCGGCTTCGCCCTCGGTGACTACAGCCTGTGGGGCAACTTCTCGCTGATGCTGTTTTTCTATCTGGGCTTTGTCGGCGGCTGCTCAGGATCGACGGCGGGCGGGATCAAGATTTTCCGTTTCCAGGTCGCCTATATCCTGCTCAAGGCCAACCTTAATCAGCTGATCCACCCGCGCGCGGTGATCAAGCAGAAGTACAACGGTCACCGCCTCGACGAAGAAATTGTCCGTTCGATCCTGACCTTCTCGTTCTTCTTCGCCATCACCATCTGCGTGATCGCGCTGCTGCTGTCGCTGCTCGGGGTCGACTGGATGACCGCGCTGACCGGCGCCGCCAGCACCGTGTCCGGCGTCGGCCCGGGTCTGGGCGAAACCATCGGTCCGGCCGGCAACTTCGCAACGCTGCCGGATGCGGCGAAGTGGATTCTGTCGTTCGGCATGCTGCTCGGCCGACTGGAGATCATTACGGTGTTTGTGCTGTGTATTCCGGCGTTCTGGCGTCATTGA
- a CDS encoding nitroreductase family protein: protein MQALDALLNRVSVPRLVEPAPTAEQREALFAAALRAPDHGHLQPYRFLTVEGAAREQMGELLAEAARQQSGEVTEAMIDKARNGPLRAPLVVVVIAKLQEHVKYPKAEQLLTAGCAAHGILLAAYAQGIGAVWRTGDLAYSKHVAEGLGLVEGEEVIAFLYLGTPQKEPRVAEKVDLAEFVSAWPAKA, encoded by the coding sequence ATGCAGGCTCTCGACGCTTTGCTCAACCGTGTTTCCGTTCCCCGACTGGTCGAACCGGCCCCCACTGCCGAGCAGCGCGAAGCCCTGTTCGCCGCGGCCTTGCGTGCCCCGGATCACGGGCACTTGCAGCCGTACCGCTTTTTGACCGTCGAAGGCGCAGCGCGTGAGCAAATGGGCGAGTTGCTGGCCGAGGCAGCCCGCCAGCAGAGCGGCGAAGTCACCGAAGCGATGATCGACAAGGCCCGCAACGGCCCACTGCGCGCGCCGCTGGTGGTTGTGGTCATCGCGAAATTGCAGGAACACGTGAAATATCCGAAGGCCGAGCAACTGCTCACGGCCGGCTGTGCGGCTCACGGGATTCTGCTGGCGGCGTATGCGCAGGGGATTGGCGCAGTGTGGCGCACCGGGGATCTGGCGTACTCAAAGCATGTGGCCGAAGGCTTGGGGCTGGTGGAAGGCGAGGAGGTGATCGCGTTTCTCTATCTCGGCACGCCGCAGAAAGAGCCGCGCGTGGCGGAGAAGGTTGATCTGGCTGAGTTCGTCAGCGCCTGGCCCGCTAAAGCCTGA
- a CDS encoding Spy/CpxP family protein refolding chaperone: MRKTLIALMFAAALPTVAMAMPQDGGPLGGPLDGPRHGGQMHGGMHGKGPYSQLDLTREQREQIRKIMGEQMHERKQVVDKYLEKLSPADQKAMKDEIAANHKKAESDVRALLKPEQQKQFDEIQKKRAERRAEWAEFKAWKAQQAQKAQ, encoded by the coding sequence ATGCGCAAGACTCTTATCGCTCTGATGTTCGCTGCCGCTCTGCCAACCGTGGCCATGGCCATGCCGCAGGATGGCGGTCCGCTGGGTGGTCCGCTGGATGGCCCGCGCCACGGCGGTCAGATGCACGGCGGCATGCACGGCAAAGGCCCGTACAGCCAGCTCGATCTGACCCGCGAACAGCGCGAGCAGATTCGCAAGATCATGGGCGAGCAGATGCACGAGCGTAAGCAGGTGGTCGACAAGTACCTGGAAAAACTCTCGCCGGCCGACCAGAAAGCCATGAAGGACGAGATCGCGGCCAACCACAAGAAAGCCGAGTCCGATGTCCGCGCACTGCTTAAGCCCGAGCAACAGAAGCAGTTCGACGAGATCCAGAAGAAACGCGCCGAACGCCGCGCCGAATGGGCCGAGTTCAAGGCCTGGAAAGCGCAGCAGGCACAAAAGGCGCAATAA
- a CDS encoding response regulator transcription factor, whose product MSELLLIDDDQELCELLSSWLSQEGFQVRACHDGQSARKALAETAPAAVVLDVMLPDGSGLELLKQLRNDHADLPVLMLSARGEPLDRILGLELGADDYLAKPCDPRELTARLRAVLRRSHPAAVSTQLELGDLSFSPVRGVVSIDEKELTLTVSESRLLEALLKQPGEPLDKQELAQLALGRKLTLYDRSLDMHVSNLRKKIGPHPDGRPRIVALRSRGYYYSL is encoded by the coding sequence ATGAGCGAGCTGTTACTGATTGATGATGACCAGGAGTTGTGCGAACTCCTGAGTAGCTGGTTGAGCCAGGAAGGCTTCCAGGTACGCGCCTGCCACGACGGCCAGAGCGCGCGCAAGGCGTTGGCCGAAACCGCCCCGGCGGCGGTAGTGCTGGACGTGATGCTGCCCGACGGCAGCGGTCTGGAACTGCTCAAGCAACTGCGCAACGACCACGCCGACCTGCCGGTGCTGATGCTGTCAGCGCGTGGCGAACCGCTGGACCGCATCCTCGGCCTCGAACTGGGCGCCGACGATTACCTGGCCAAACCCTGCGATCCCCGCGAACTGACCGCGCGCCTGCGCGCCGTGTTGCGCCGCAGCCACCCGGCCGCCGTATCGACGCAACTTGAGCTGGGTGATCTAAGTTTCAGCCCGGTGCGCGGCGTGGTCAGCATCGACGAAAAAGAACTGACGCTGACCGTCTCTGAAAGCCGCCTGCTCGAAGCCCTGCTCAAGCAACCCGGCGAGCCGCTGGACAAACAAGAACTGGCGCAACTGGCCCTCGGCCGCAAGCTGACCCTGTACGACCGCAGCCTCGACATGCACGTCAGCAACCTGCGCAAAAAAATCGGCCCCCACCCCGACGGCCGCCCGCGCATCGTCGCGCTGCGTAGCCGGGGTTACTACTACAGCCTCTGA
- a CDS encoding translation initiation factor 2 has translation MRKGPLCLMLLTLSIMAPAHGEETTEGGSSTPLSLSAGSQITELQQRLKASEQQREELNKQLQNADNTRESAQLARLRQENQRLKLQLKEAQASPLPRLLTDQQQWFVTGAGVALLALLCGIFASGASRKRRQWLN, from the coding sequence ATGCGCAAGGGTCCGTTGTGTCTGATGTTGCTCACGTTGTCGATCATGGCGCCCGCCCATGGTGAGGAAACCACCGAAGGCGGCAGCTCCACGCCATTGTCATTGAGCGCCGGCAGCCAGATCACCGAGCTGCAACAGCGGCTCAAGGCCAGTGAACAGCAGCGCGAAGAACTGAACAAACAACTGCAGAATGCCGACAACACCCGCGAAAGCGCCCAGCTCGCCCGGCTGCGCCAGGAGAACCAGCGTCTGAAGCTGCAACTCAAGGAAGCCCAGGCCAGCCCGTTGCCGCGTTTGCTGACCGATCAACAGCAGTGGTTCGTCACTGGCGCCGGGGTAGCGCTATTGGCGCTGCTCTGCGGTATCTTTGCCAGTGGTGCAAGCCGAAAACGTCGGCAATGGCTAAATTGA
- a CDS encoding YciI family protein, which produces MLYAIIATDVANSLEARLSVRPAHLERLQALKGEGRIVLAGPHPAVDSNDPGAAGFTGSLIVAEFDSLSAAQAWADADPYIAAGVYANVIVKPFKQVLP; this is translated from the coding sequence ATGCTCTACGCCATCATTGCCACCGACGTTGCCAACTCGCTCGAAGCCCGCCTGTCCGTGCGTCCGGCACATCTGGAACGCCTGCAAGCGCTCAAGGGCGAAGGCCGCATCGTGCTGGCCGGCCCGCACCCGGCCGTCGACAGCAATGATCCGGGCGCAGCGGGTTTCACCGGCAGCCTGATCGTCGCCGAGTTCGACTCCCTCAGCGCCGCACAGGCCTGGGCCGATGCCGATCCGTACATCGCCGCTGGCGTTTACGCCAATGTGATCGTCAAGCCGTTCAAGCAAGTCCTGCCGTAA